In one Legionella clemsonensis genomic region, the following are encoded:
- a CDS encoding phosphoribosylaminoimidazolesuccinocarboxamide synthase, translated as MHTNVSSTTSYYQQLQAAIPFCLRQTHLPINYRTEGKVRDFYDLGEHVMLITTDRLTAFDRPLTLIPYKGQVLNLTSAWWFEQTAKVVPNHLVAIPDPNVIIAKKCTVFPIEFVVRGYITGTTSTSLWTQYSQGIRDYCGLSFPEGLKKNQKLPSPVLTPTTKEKTHDRPISPQDIVTEGWMTEEDWLQASTLALHLYQTGVEIAEKHGLILVDTKYEFGRDSSGNIIVVDEIHTPDSSRYWLADTYSARMAEGLEPENIDKEFLRLWFSKNCDPYHDEILPEAPESLVTELASRYIQLYEMITGTAFHFLEYKEPVEERILRNIATYLR; from the coding sequence ATGCACACGAATGTTTCCAGTACGACGAGCTATTATCAGCAACTTCAGGCAGCAATTCCATTTTGTCTAAGACAAACCCATTTGCCCATCAACTATAGAACTGAAGGAAAAGTAAGGGATTTTTACGATTTAGGTGAGCACGTAATGCTTATCACAACGGATAGACTAACTGCCTTTGACAGACCGCTCACCCTTATTCCTTATAAAGGACAAGTATTAAATTTAACCAGCGCCTGGTGGTTTGAACAAACTGCAAAAGTTGTTCCCAATCATTTGGTGGCCATCCCTGATCCTAATGTCATCATTGCTAAAAAATGTACTGTTTTTCCCATCGAATTTGTTGTCAGAGGCTATATTACTGGCACCACCAGCACCTCGCTTTGGACACAGTATAGTCAAGGCATTCGTGACTACTGTGGATTATCTTTCCCGGAAGGGCTTAAAAAAAATCAAAAACTGCCCTCTCCTGTGCTCACACCCACCACTAAAGAAAAAACTCATGATCGCCCTATTTCTCCACAGGATATTGTTACCGAAGGCTGGATGACAGAAGAAGACTGGTTGCAAGCAAGCACACTTGCTCTGCACTTGTATCAGACTGGCGTCGAAATTGCTGAAAAACATGGATTAATTTTGGTGGATACCAAATATGAGTTTGGTCGAGACAGCTCCGGCAACATCATAGTGGTTGATGAAATTCATACGCCTGATTCCAGTCGCTACTGGTTGGCTGACACTTATTCAGCACGCATGGCCGAAGGATTAGAACCTGAGAATATTGATAAAGAATTTTTACGCTTATGGTTCTCTAAAAATTGTGATCCTTATCATGATGAAATTTTGCCAGAAGCACCTGAATCTTTAGTTACCGAACTTGCTTCACGTTATATTCAACTTTATGAAATGATTACCGGAACCGCCTTCCATTTTTTAGAATACAAAGAACCCGTTGAAGAACGCATTTTGCGAAATATAGCAACCTATTTAAGGTAG
- the purD gene encoding phosphoribosylamine--glycine ligase: protein MRILVIGSGAREHALLRALARSSQKVELYCYGNFINPGIRQLTLDYVQGDITQCPTIVAQAKKWQIALAIIGPEAPLEKGLADALWEENIPTIGPKKSLAKIETSKHFARQLMQKYHIPGSPKWQQFDETDNILPLLKELGENNYVIKADGLMGGKGVKVAGEHLHSFDEALAYCQDIFTQGQSLIIEEKLIGQEFSFMCFADGERLIPMPLVQDHKRAHNGDQGPNTGGMGSYSDSNHSLPFLTRADVNAAFAINEAVFHALITECREKYIGILYGSFMATKNGVYVIEFNARFGDPEALNVLAILKSDFVELCRAMVNGNLSENQVVFYPQATVCKYVVPEGYPDAPAKNFPINFNKLIESDHLYLAAVNQVEEKVIATGARTAAYVGVAKSIFAAEKIAEDAISLIDGPLFHRKDIGTASLIQHRIDAMERIRQCYV, encoded by the coding sequence ATGAGAATTCTTGTCATTGGTTCGGGAGCTCGGGAGCATGCCCTATTACGCGCTTTGGCACGCTCATCACAAAAAGTAGAACTTTATTGTTATGGAAATTTTATTAATCCTGGTATTAGGCAATTAACGCTTGATTATGTCCAAGGGGATATTACCCAATGTCCGACAATTGTTGCTCAAGCCAAAAAATGGCAAATTGCATTAGCAATTATAGGACCTGAAGCACCACTTGAAAAGGGTTTAGCCGATGCGCTCTGGGAAGAAAATATTCCCACTATAGGCCCTAAAAAAAGTCTGGCAAAAATTGAAACGAGCAAACATTTTGCACGCCAATTGATGCAGAAATACCATATTCCCGGCTCCCCAAAATGGCAGCAATTTGACGAGACAGATAACATCCTCCCCTTACTTAAAGAATTGGGTGAAAATAATTACGTGATAAAAGCGGATGGTCTCATGGGTGGAAAAGGCGTGAAAGTTGCCGGAGAACATCTACATTCGTTCGATGAAGCTTTGGCTTACTGTCAGGACATTTTTACGCAGGGTCAATCTCTCATTATTGAAGAAAAACTAATTGGCCAGGAATTTTCGTTCATGTGCTTTGCAGATGGTGAACGTCTTATTCCCATGCCTTTGGTTCAAGATCATAAACGAGCCCATAATGGGGACCAAGGTCCAAATACGGGAGGAATGGGAAGTTACAGCGACAGTAACCATAGTCTGCCTTTTTTAACCCGTGCTGACGTAAACGCTGCTTTTGCTATTAATGAGGCTGTTTTTCATGCCTTAATTACGGAATGTCGTGAAAAATACATTGGTATTTTATATGGAAGCTTTATGGCCACTAAAAATGGCGTTTATGTGATAGAATTTAATGCCCGTTTTGGTGATCCTGAAGCTTTAAATGTGTTGGCCATTTTAAAGTCTGATTTTGTCGAACTTTGTAGAGCTATGGTCAATGGTAATTTAAGTGAAAATCAGGTGGTCTTTTATCCTCAGGCAACCGTCTGCAAATATGTAGTTCCCGAAGGGTATCCTGACGCACCCGCAAAAAATTTTCCCATTAATTTTAATAAGCTCATTGAATCTGACCATTTATATTTAGCAGCTGTAAATCAGGTGGAAGAGAAAGTTATTGCCACAGGAGCCAGAACCGCAGCTTATGTTGGTGTAGCAAAGAGTATTTTTGCAGCTGAAAAAATTGCTGAAGATGCCATATCGCTTATTGATGGCCCTTTATTTCATCGTAAAGATATAGGTACCGCATCTTTAATTCAACACCGAATTGATGCCATGGAGAGGATACGTCAATGCTACGTCTAG
- the purM gene encoding phosphoribosylformylglycinamidine cyclo-ligase, whose amino-acid sequence MSSIDYKASGVNIEAGNETVRRIKQAVETTFSSQVLTPIGGFGAMYDLQSIIADYQHPVLVQSIDGVGTKMIIANMMQKFDTIGIDLVSATTNDIVVLGAKPLTLLDYIANDRLKPETIEQIIQGMVLACREHSISLVGGEMAEMPGVYFPGELDLVGVITGVVEKEKAILGQTIVPGDLIAAFPSSGLHTNGYSLARKLLFDIEGYPVNSRFQDFSHTIGEELLLPHINYNKPVSSLLKKNIPIKGMAHITGGGLIDNIPRILPAGCAAEIKKGKLPEYPIFNLLQKLGNLEDEQMYQTFNMGAGLVLFFAPNELSSIQEALLPFPDFPLYEIGRVIASERKKVILL is encoded by the coding sequence ATGTCGAGTATTGATTACAAAGCTTCAGGAGTCAATATTGAGGCTGGCAATGAAACCGTTCGTCGTATCAAACAAGCGGTGGAAACCACCTTTTCATCGCAGGTTCTCACCCCTATTGGTGGCTTTGGAGCTATGTATGATCTGCAGTCTATCATAGCCGATTACCAGCATCCCGTCCTCGTTCAAAGTATTGATGGTGTAGGCACTAAAATGATAATCGCCAATATGATGCAAAAATTTGACACCATCGGCATTGATTTGGTAAGTGCAACCACTAATGATATTGTGGTGTTAGGTGCCAAACCCCTTACTCTTTTGGATTATATTGCCAATGATCGTCTCAAACCTGAAACGATTGAACAAATTATTCAAGGAATGGTTTTGGCATGTCGTGAACACAGTATTTCTCTTGTCGGCGGAGAAATGGCAGAAATGCCGGGTGTTTATTTTCCCGGTGAGCTTGATTTAGTGGGCGTCATTACCGGTGTTGTTGAAAAAGAAAAAGCAATTCTGGGGCAAACGATAGTGCCGGGTGATCTGATTGCCGCTTTTCCATCAAGTGGCTTACATACCAACGGATATTCCCTGGCACGTAAGTTACTGTTTGATATCGAAGGGTACCCTGTAAATTCCCGTTTCCAAGATTTTTCACATACTATTGGTGAAGAATTATTACTTCCTCATATTAATTATAATAAACCGGTTTCAAGCCTCCTTAAAAAAAACATTCCCATTAAAGGCATGGCCCATATTACAGGCGGAGGCTTAATAGATAACATACCGCGAATTTTGCCCGCCGGTTGTGCTGCAGAAATTAAAAAAGGGAAATTGCCAGAGTATCCAATTTTTAATTTGCTGCAAAAGCTTGGCAATCTAGAGGATGAGCAAATGTATCAAACCTTTAATATGGGCGCCGGCCTGGTGTTGTTCTTTGCACCCAATGAACTTTCTTCCATCCAGGAAGCACTGCTTCCGTTTCCTGATTTTCCCTTATACGAAATTGGACGAGTGATTGCCAGTGAACGTAAAAAGGTAATTTTATTATGA
- the purQ gene encoding phosphoribosylformylglycinamidine synthase I, translated as MIRIGLIQFPGSNCERETALAVKRAGMEPVEFLWNEPLRKLQNFDGYILVGGFSYEDRSRAGIIAALDPVIQAIKEQGAQGKPVLGICNGAQILVEAGLVPDLANHQSGLTLTENKRIFEGKILGTGFYNSWVNLRLSDEYQVNAFTRHLSLQQIIKLPIAHGEGRFVMPETTLTALIREGLNLFQYCDEKGDIVDNFPINPNGSVSNIAAISNQAGNILAMMPHPERTANGDPIFHSMHDYIKEGKRGQRYISKSVSSCMIPQTFSLPSQRYECLTRLIIADNHALTVEKTLRNMGLPVTVRRFKHWEIECDSEETLKKIKHTGVLFCERKEQEVLFIEPAEQVCSYLIRAKEDLIGQQALATLKTHYAIALREIKHGIVWQFKSDNGNIAEFKDTIFSTNIMGNQYAHECFQYDELLSATSGSNSILSKTNPFAHQL; from the coding sequence ATGATCCGTATCGGCTTAATTCAATTCCCAGGCTCCAACTGCGAGCGTGAAACAGCCTTAGCTGTAAAACGCGCAGGTATGGAGCCGGTAGAATTCTTATGGAATGAACCACTTCGTAAACTGCAAAATTTTGATGGCTATATTTTAGTGGGTGGCTTTTCCTATGAGGATCGTTCTCGTGCGGGTATTATTGCTGCACTTGATCCGGTGATACAAGCTATCAAAGAACAAGGCGCACAGGGAAAACCTGTTTTAGGAATCTGTAATGGTGCTCAAATCCTTGTTGAAGCAGGTTTGGTTCCTGATCTGGCTAACCATCAATCAGGACTAACTCTTACCGAAAATAAACGTATATTTGAAGGAAAAATTCTGGGAACTGGCTTTTATAATTCCTGGGTTAACTTGCGATTATCCGATGAGTATCAAGTTAACGCCTTTACCCGTCATCTTTCTCTGCAACAGATTATTAAGTTACCGATTGCTCACGGTGAAGGTCGTTTTGTTATGCCTGAAACAACCTTAACAGCATTAATACGAGAAGGGTTAAATCTGTTCCAGTATTGTGATGAAAAGGGAGATATTGTCGATAATTTCCCTATTAATCCCAATGGTTCAGTTAGTAATATTGCAGCCATATCCAATCAGGCAGGCAACATATTGGCCATGATGCCTCATCCTGAACGTACAGCTAATGGTGATCCTATCTTTCACTCCATGCATGATTACATCAAGGAAGGGAAAAGGGGACAAAGGTATATTTCTAAATCTGTCTCCAGCTGCATGATACCACAAACTTTTTCTCTCCCCTCCCAGCGTTATGAGTGTTTAACGAGGTTAATTATTGCAGATAATCATGCGTTAACCGTAGAAAAAACATTAAGAAACATGGGATTGCCTGTAACGGTAAGACGTTTTAAACACTGGGAAATCGAGTGTGATTCCGAAGAAACCCTTAAGAAAATTAAACACACGGGTGTTTTATTTTGTGAAAGAAAAGAACAAGAAGTATTATTTATTGAACCTGCAGAACAAGTCTGTTCTTATCTTATCAGAGCAAAAGAAGATTTAATCGGTCAACAAGCTTTAGCAACACTTAAAACACATTACGCCATTGCACTTAGAGAAATTAAACATGGCATTGTTTGGCAGTTTAAAAGCGATAACGGCAATATAGCCGAATTCAAAGATACTATCTTCTCAACTAACATTATGGGTAATCAATATGCACACGAATGTTTCCAGTACGACGAGCTATTATCAGCAACTTCAGGCAGCAATTCCATTTTGTCTAAGACAAACCCATTTGCCCATCAACTATAG
- the purN gene encoding phosphoribosylglycinamide formyltransferase has protein sequence MLRLGILGSTRGTNLTSLIDAIHNEELDASIEVVISNKMDAPILERATNFGLKALFANPADLTRQSYDFYLSNLLKQHHVELVVLMGYMRILSPHFVLNWKNKIINVHPSLLPAFSGLMDLKVHQAVLDTAATVTGCSVHFVTEEVDAGPLILQKKCPVLSNDTAETLKLRVQQLEGQALVEAINKLSTLEITLEEL, from the coding sequence ATGCTACGTCTAGGAATATTGGGCTCAACACGAGGAACTAATCTCACTAGCCTCATCGATGCCATTCACAACGAGGAATTGGATGCATCGATTGAAGTGGTCATCAGCAATAAAATGGATGCTCCGATTTTAGAGCGTGCAACCAATTTTGGCCTTAAAGCATTATTTGCCAATCCTGCTGATTTAACTCGGCAGTCCTATGATTTTTATTTATCGAATTTATTAAAGCAACACCATGTCGAGCTTGTGGTGCTGATGGGTTATATGCGTATTTTGTCACCGCATTTTGTTCTAAATTGGAAGAATAAAATAATTAACGTCCATCCATCACTTCTCCCTGCATTCTCAGGATTAATGGATTTAAAAGTGCATCAGGCAGTATTAGATACAGCTGCCACCGTAACGGGCTGTTCGGTACATTTTGTGACAGAAGAGGTGGATGCAGGTCCATTAATTCTACAAAAAAAATGTCCTGTTTTGAGTAATGATACCGCTGAAACTCTGAAATTACGTGTTCAACAGCTGGAAGGACAAGCCCTCGTTGAAGCCATCAATAAATTATCCACACTTGAAATTACCTTAGAGGAGTTATAA
- the purF gene encoding amidophosphoribosyltransferase, translating to MCGIVGIYSHQPVASELHDSLIHLQHRGQDAAGILTCNQRFYSKGGLGLVQEIFTPNKVATLKGNIGIAHTRYPTAGGYTESDIQPLWIGSPRGIALAHNGNLFNYLELADEIRIKQHRHLNSTLDSEVLLLKLADELSSFSYEETDSEFFEALCQAVEHIFNCIQGAYSVVSVVIGKGLVAFRDPYGIRPLAWGTRENADGTTDTIFSSETTPFYALGFVPQGDIQPGEVAYVGQTGQLFRRIVKTRQFRPCVFEYVYFARPDATLDNISVYRARLRMGQNLARAWKTKYPDLIPDVVIPVPFTANTAALSFAHELGVRYSEGLYKNPFIGRTFIMPNQKERKRSIRYKLTPQRTEIKNKTVLIVDDSIVRGTTSREIIKMVREFGAKAIYFVSTSPAIKHPCFNGIDIPSRKELIAANKDEEEIAHYLGVDILMYQAEEDLIEAITRRGRTTIKKPCMSCMDGDYFCHTMTMTKMKQLEKARHFTQSITDNPCETTS from the coding sequence ATGTGCGGCATTGTCGGCATTTATAGTCACCAACCCGTCGCATCGGAACTTCACGATAGTTTGATTCATCTGCAACATCGTGGACAGGATGCAGCAGGTATACTTACCTGTAATCAACGGTTCTATTCCAAAGGTGGTTTAGGGCTGGTCCAGGAGATTTTTACTCCTAATAAGGTTGCAACACTTAAAGGAAATATAGGGATTGCCCACACACGCTATCCAACTGCGGGAGGTTATACGGAATCCGACATTCAGCCCCTGTGGATTGGCAGTCCACGGGGAATTGCCCTGGCACATAATGGCAATTTATTCAATTATCTTGAATTAGCTGATGAGATACGCATAAAACAGCATCGCCATTTAAATTCTACTCTCGATTCTGAAGTATTATTATTAAAACTGGCGGATGAACTGTCTTCATTTTCCTATGAAGAAACGGACAGTGAATTTTTTGAAGCCCTTTGTCAAGCCGTTGAACACATTTTTAACTGCATTCAAGGTGCCTATTCTGTGGTTAGCGTGGTTATTGGAAAAGGATTGGTAGCCTTTCGTGATCCCTATGGCATTCGTCCTCTGGCATGGGGAACACGGGAAAACGCAGATGGCACAACGGATACTATTTTTTCTTCAGAAACTACCCCTTTTTATGCATTGGGCTTTGTTCCCCAAGGTGACATACAACCTGGCGAAGTGGCTTATGTGGGTCAAACAGGCCAGCTTTTTCGTCGCATAGTTAAGACCAGGCAATTCAGACCCTGTGTCTTTGAGTATGTCTATTTTGCTCGTCCGGATGCAACCCTGGATAATATTAGCGTTTATCGTGCACGACTTAGAATGGGGCAGAATCTTGCTCGTGCCTGGAAAACAAAATATCCTGATTTAATACCAGACGTTGTTATTCCAGTCCCCTTTACCGCAAATACTGCCGCCCTTTCTTTCGCACATGAATTAGGCGTTCGCTATTCTGAAGGCTTATATAAAAATCCCTTTATTGGTCGCACCTTCATCATGCCCAACCAGAAAGAGCGCAAGCGCAGCATTCGCTATAAACTTACCCCCCAGCGCACTGAAATTAAAAATAAAACTGTGCTAATTGTCGATGACAGCATTGTACGAGGCACTACATCTCGGGAAATTATAAAAATGGTCAGAGAATTTGGCGCTAAGGCTATTTATTTTGTTTCAACCAGCCCTGCCATAAAGCATCCTTGTTTTAACGGCATTGATATCCCTTCACGAAAGGAACTCATCGCAGCCAATAAAGATGAGGAAGAAATTGCCCATTATCTAGGTGTCGATATTTTAATGTATCAGGCTGAAGAGGATTTGATTGAAGCAATTACGCGTCGTGGTCGAACGACCATAAAAAAACCTTGTATGTCTTGTATGGATGGCGATTATTTCTGTCATACCATGACAATGACAAAAATGAAGCAGTTAGAGAAAGCACGTCATTTTACTCAGTCTATAACTGATAACCCTTGTGAGACGACATCATGA
- the purE gene encoding 5-(carboxyamino)imidazole ribonucleotide mutase, with protein MTKALVSVLMGSKSDWAIMEAASLVLDELEIPHQVRALSAHRTPDALFTYLTAAQEAGVEVFIAAAGGAAHLPGIVAAKTLLPVLGVPMPSSTFTDGLDALLSIVQMPAGIPVGTLAVGKAGAINAAILAATILGNKYPDYRMAVQKYRNKQAEKVLENAAIKG; from the coding sequence ATGACAAAGGCACTTGTTTCTGTACTAATGGGTTCAAAATCAGATTGGGCAATTATGGAGGCGGCCAGTCTTGTTCTTGATGAGTTGGAGATCCCGCATCAGGTGCGTGCATTATCCGCCCATCGCACACCCGATGCTCTGTTTACCTATTTAACCGCTGCTCAAGAGGCAGGTGTTGAAGTTTTTATCGCAGCTGCCGGTGGAGCTGCCCATCTACCAGGCATTGTGGCTGCAAAAACGCTGCTGCCCGTATTAGGAGTTCCCATGCCTTCCTCCACGTTTACTGATGGCTTGGATGCACTGCTTTCCATTGTCCAAATGCCAGCAGGCATCCCCGTAGGCACTCTCGCAGTGGGCAAAGCAGGCGCCATTAACGCTGCGATTCTTGCCGCAACCATTCTAGGTAATAAGTATCCTGACTATCGTATGGCGGTGCAGAAATATCGCAACAAGCAAGCGGAAAAGGTCTTGGAAAACGCTGCGATTAAAGGTTAA
- the purL gene encoding phosphoribosylformylglycinamidine synthase subunit PurL has product MHETPDFLDFSQLSPEEISRLLETYSIRLTSNEALTIQNKLLKRPPTYAECILWSIQGSEHCSYKSSRKHLARFNTKAPHVILGPKEDAGIVAVATDNQGKRYGIVVSHESHNHPSQLVPYEGAATGVGGNVRDVCCMGAEVIAVADSLRFGDINLAKTKWIHDGVVRGIGGYANPLGIPNLAGDIYYDKDYNENCLVTVVTLGVLREDHIIHSYAPPNATNYKFILIGKPTDNSGFGGAAFASLSLSEERQEANKGAVQEPNAFLQRHLLKANYAFFEFLREQHLTDKVGFKDLGAGGIACASVELAEGGGYGAEIDLDLVPTSIPNLPPAIILCSETQERFMWIVPEDLVNTVLDHYNKRFALPEICEGAGATVIGQLRTDGLYVVNFSGKQIVSAKAQDITQGIMYERPSSRQKSIHQEPAIPFPAKDLNQVLLSLLSHENIASRAPVYETFDKQVQGRSLIEPGWADAGLLTPFNEEKYPPEIRNTAVALSLDHNPRYCKIDAYWGAVNAVIEAVRNVIATGAWPLSLTDCLCFGNPENPIHMAAFIDAIEGIVDACKAVKMLHETDATLPIISGNVSLYNESSQGSIPPSPIISCLGAMPDFSKAMTYDFKKPNSVLLLLGERKDECGGSVYYQLHNELGSQLPRPDLTTFNREITAVYTAIQQDLVLAAHDISEGGVAVALAEMSFKNHIGVNVVIPGLLADDKKLFSESGGFLLEVSPDNVSRIKQVFISHSVPFTVIGETTVEPILIINSVISLAINAAKTAWENGLRGRLL; this is encoded by the coding sequence ATGCACGAAACGCCTGACTTTCTGGATTTCTCTCAACTATCCCCTGAAGAGATTTCCCGCCTGCTTGAAACTTACTCCATCCGCCTGACCTCTAATGAAGCGCTAACTATCCAAAATAAACTGTTAAAACGTCCTCCTACTTATGCAGAATGTATCTTATGGTCAATTCAAGGGTCGGAACATTGTTCTTATAAAAGTAGCCGTAAACATCTTGCCCGTTTTAATACCAAAGCACCACACGTTATTCTTGGTCCCAAAGAAGATGCTGGAATTGTTGCTGTGGCAACCGATAATCAAGGCAAGCGTTATGGGATTGTCGTTAGCCATGAATCACATAATCACCCTTCACAGCTTGTTCCTTATGAAGGTGCTGCAACAGGCGTTGGTGGTAATGTGCGTGATGTCTGTTGTATGGGAGCCGAAGTCATTGCCGTAGCTGATTCATTGCGTTTCGGGGATATTAACCTTGCCAAAACAAAATGGATTCATGATGGCGTAGTTCGCGGTATAGGCGGTTATGCCAATCCTTTAGGCATTCCTAATCTTGCAGGCGATATTTACTATGACAAAGACTACAATGAAAATTGCCTGGTTACTGTAGTCACCCTTGGCGTGCTTCGCGAAGATCACATTATTCACTCCTATGCGCCTCCCAATGCTACAAATTACAAATTTATTTTAATTGGGAAACCTACTGACAACAGTGGATTTGGCGGCGCAGCGTTTGCCAGCTTAAGCTTGAGTGAAGAACGCCAGGAAGCAAATAAAGGCGCAGTTCAGGAACCTAATGCTTTTTTGCAACGTCATTTACTTAAAGCAAATTATGCTTTTTTTGAGTTTTTACGCGAACAACATTTAACCGATAAAGTAGGGTTTAAGGATTTAGGTGCTGGCGGAATTGCCTGCGCCAGCGTCGAATTGGCAGAGGGAGGAGGATACGGCGCTGAGATTGATTTGGATTTAGTTCCCACCAGTATCCCTAACCTCCCTCCCGCCATAATCCTCTGTTCCGAAACTCAAGAACGCTTTATGTGGATAGTTCCAGAAGACCTCGTTAATACTGTTTTAGACCACTATAATAAACGCTTTGCTCTGCCTGAGATATGTGAAGGTGCCGGAGCCACGGTCATTGGCCAACTACGAACAGATGGTTTATATGTAGTCAATTTTTCTGGAAAACAAATTGTTTCGGCCAAAGCCCAGGATATCACGCAGGGAATCATGTATGAACGCCCCTCATCCCGTCAAAAATCAATCCATCAGGAGCCGGCTATTCCTTTTCCTGCCAAGGATTTGAATCAAGTTTTACTGTCGTTATTAAGTCATGAAAATATTGCCTCTCGAGCACCCGTTTATGAAACCTTTGATAAGCAAGTACAGGGGCGTAGTCTCATCGAACCAGGCTGGGCTGACGCTGGACTTCTTACTCCTTTTAATGAAGAAAAATATCCCCCAGAAATTCGCAATACGGCAGTTGCCTTATCTCTTGATCATAATCCTCGCTATTGCAAAATAGACGCCTATTGGGGTGCTGTGAATGCTGTTATAGAAGCTGTACGCAATGTCATCGCCACAGGAGCATGGCCACTGTCGTTAACGGATTGTCTTTGTTTTGGCAATCCTGAAAATCCTATTCATATGGCAGCGTTTATCGATGCCATTGAAGGCATTGTAGATGCTTGCAAGGCAGTAAAAATGTTGCATGAGACCGATGCCACATTGCCCATTATTTCAGGCAATGTGTCGCTGTATAATGAGTCCTCCCAAGGCTCAATACCTCCAAGTCCCATTATTAGCTGTTTGGGAGCAATGCCTGATTTCTCAAAAGCCATGACCTACGACTTTAAAAAACCTAACTCCGTTCTGTTACTGCTAGGTGAACGTAAAGATGAGTGTGGCGGCAGTGTCTATTATCAGCTGCATAATGAATTGGGGAGCCAACTGCCCAGACCTGATTTGACCACATTTAATAGAGAAATTACCGCCGTCTATACCGCCATTCAACAAGACCTGGTGCTTGCAGCCCATGATATTTCTGAAGGAGGAGTTGCTGTTGCTTTAGCAGAAATGAGTTTTAAAAATCATATCGGCGTTAATGTAGTTATTCCCGGTTTACTAGCTGACGATAAAAAATTATTTTCAGAAAGTGGCGGTTTCCTCCTTGAAGTCTCACCCGATAATGTAAGTCGAATTAAGCAGGTTTTTATTTCCCATTCAGTTCCCTTCACCGTCATTGGAGAAACAACAGTCGAGCCAATTTTAATTATTAACAGCGTAATAAGTTTAGCAATTAACGCGGCAAAAACTGCCTGGGAAAATGGGTTACGAGGGAGATTACTATAA